A single Bacillus horti DNA region contains:
- a CDS encoding NTTRR-F1 domain encodes MSISNLITNGGFENGSFSPWIALNASVTSLSSHSGSFSARLQGVYSVIYQSVSFTPNTNYNLILSLSKVSTAPSPPVRIRIEYYDSLSNLLGLGLNVTIPTDRLPSILNWIEIYQITSLPPPNTTQIILLIERQILSGSSDILVDDVALLSVQGSGSGVTGATGATGPQGVMGPTGATGAQGSIGPQGTTGSQGATGVQGPTGLQGATGPQGVTGAQGPTGLQGTTGVQGSTGAQGPTGAQGATGNQGPTGAQ; translated from the coding sequence ATGTCCATTTCCAACTTAATTACTAATGGAGGCTTTGAAAACGGTTCTTTTTCCCCTTGGATAGCTCTAAATGCGTCCGTTACAAGCCTGAGCAGTCATTCAGGGAGCTTTAGCGCAAGACTTCAAGGTGTTTACTCTGTCATTTACCAGAGCGTATCATTTACACCTAACACAAATTATAATTTGATTTTGTCTTTATCAAAAGTAAGTACCGCACCTAGCCCTCCAGTAAGAATTAGAATAGAATATTACGATTCTCTATCAAATCTTCTTGGATTAGGACTTAATGTCACTATCCCAACTGATCGTTTACCATCAATATTAAACTGGATTGAGATTTATCAAATTACCAGCTTACCTCCCCCTAACACAACTCAAATAATTCTTTTAATTGAGAGACAAATATTATCAGGAAGTTCAGATATTCTAGTTGATGATGTGGCTTTATTATCTGTTCAAGGTAGTGGTAGTGGCGTTACTGGAGCTACCGGGGCTACCGGTCCGCAAGGGGTCATGGGACCTACAGGAGCTACAGGAGCTCAGGGATCAATCGGACCTCAAGGGACTACGGGATCGCAAGGGGCTACTGGTGTTCAAGGACCTACGGGATTACAAGGAGCTACTGGACCTCAAGGTGTCACCGGAGCTCAGGGACCGACGGGACTACAAGGGACCACTGGTGTTCAAGGCTCTACAGGAGCCCAAGGACCCACGGGGGCTCAAGGAGCTACCGGAAATCAAGGGCCTACTGGTGCTCAAG